Proteins encoded within one genomic window of Granulicella pectinivorans:
- the uca gene encoding urea carboxylase, with protein MFSKVLIANRGAIACRIERTLRRMGVGSVAVYSEADASSLHVLDADEAILIGPAPAAQSYLSFDAIFAAAASTGAQAIHPGYGFLSENIAFARECTARGLVFIGPTPDNIDAFALKHTARATALRCGVPLLPGTGLLADLPEALAQAEKLGYPVMLKSSGGGGGIGMRVCQSAADLEEAFDSVLRLSRANFGDSGVYLEKYVSRARHIEVQIFGDGKGEVIALGERDCSAQRRHQKVLEETPAPGLTDATRRHLYDSAILLGKAVHYANAGTVEFIYDDVTGEFYFLEVNTRLQVEHGVTEQVTGVDLVEWMVLQAAGELAPLSSYNVQLSGASIEARVYAENPASNFQPTPGKLTLVTFPGTDLARTETWIESGATITPFYDPMIAKIIVTGKDRTEALAKLDAALAATHIDGTETNLSYLREVAASPEFVAGTVTTAFLGTFAFKRNAIEILEGGTQSTVQDYPGRIGYWNVGVPPSGPMDHLNFRIANRIVGNSANAAAIEFATMGARMRFQTETVIALTGADMGAKLNGKLIDRWKPIEVKTGDTLSLGAASKEGIRAYLAVRGGIDTQPYLGSRATFMLGGFGGHAGRGLRGGDVLYLGQSDLTLSDPIEMPAGSMPTLARNWDIGVLFGPHTAPDFFTEGDIEMLFATLWKVHYQSDRTGVRLTGPKPTWARPDGGEAGLHPSNIHDNAYAIGAIDFTGDMPILLGPDGPSLGGFVCPAVIVQAELWKLGQLKAGDTVHFRRLTLAQAEALERQQNDFLIDFTTPLAELPATTELEPAVILALTDRATPMVFRADGDKYMLVEYGPMELDLNLRFRVHVLEQNLREANLDGIIDITPGIRSLHIHYDGLVLPRALLIETLSKLDLAMPELKDITVPSRIVHLPLSWDDPQAKLAQQKYMQAVRPDAPWCPSNIEFIRRINGLDSIDDVYRIVYEASYLVLGLGDVYLGAPVATPVDPRHRLVTTKYNPARTWTPENAVGIGGAYMCVYGMEGPGGYQLVGRTIQVWNAWKTTPAFVAGKPWSLRFFDQIRFYPVSHEELMEARELFPHGQYELRVEETTFNLADYQTFLASIATEAAAFKKHQRESFNAERERWKAAGQMTIVEPPETPMDQPDAVVPNGCEGISSSVTASVFQIPVAVGDRVEEGQKLVVLDAMKMEIAIPSHIAGTVAEVHCNLGSLVMSGQLLVSVRPD; from the coding sequence ATGTTTAGCAAAGTTCTGATCGCCAACCGCGGCGCTATCGCCTGTCGCATCGAACGCACGCTCCGCCGCATGGGGGTGGGCTCGGTCGCCGTCTACTCTGAGGCTGACGCCAGCTCGTTGCATGTTCTCGACGCCGACGAGGCCATCCTCATCGGCCCCGCCCCCGCCGCGCAGAGCTACCTCTCCTTCGACGCCATCTTCGCCGCCGCCGCGTCGACCGGCGCACAGGCCATCCACCCCGGCTACGGCTTCCTGAGCGAGAACATCGCCTTCGCCCGTGAGTGCACCGCGCGTGGCCTCGTCTTCATCGGCCCCACGCCGGACAACATCGACGCCTTCGCGCTCAAGCACACCGCGCGCGCCACCGCCCTGCGCTGCGGCGTGCCTCTGCTCCCCGGCACCGGTCTGCTCGCCGATCTCCCCGAAGCCCTCGCCCAGGCCGAGAAGCTCGGCTACCCCGTCATGCTCAAAAGCTCCGGCGGCGGTGGCGGCATCGGCATGCGCGTCTGCCAGTCCGCAGCCGACCTCGAAGAAGCCTTCGATTCCGTGCTCCGTCTCAGCCGCGCCAACTTCGGCGACAGCGGCGTATACCTCGAAAAGTACGTCTCCCGTGCCCGCCACATCGAAGTCCAGATCTTCGGCGACGGCAAGGGCGAGGTCATCGCCCTCGGCGAGCGCGACTGCTCCGCCCAACGCCGCCATCAGAAAGTCCTCGAAGAGACCCCCGCGCCCGGCCTCACCGATGCCACCCGCAGGCACCTCTACGACTCCGCCATCCTCCTCGGCAAAGCCGTCCACTACGCCAACGCCGGCACCGTCGAGTTCATCTACGACGACGTCACCGGCGAGTTCTACTTTCTCGAAGTCAACACGCGTCTGCAGGTCGAACATGGCGTCACCGAGCAGGTCACCGGCGTCGACCTCGTCGAGTGGATGGTCCTGCAGGCCGCCGGCGAACTCGCCCCGCTCTCCTCCTACAACGTGCAGCTCAGCGGTGCCTCCATCGAGGCCCGCGTCTACGCCGAGAACCCCGCCAGCAACTTCCAGCCCACACCCGGCAAACTCACACTCGTAACATTTCCTGGCACAGATCTCGCCCGCACCGAAACCTGGATCGAATCCGGCGCGACCATCACGCCCTTCTACGACCCGATGATCGCCAAGATCATCGTCACCGGCAAAGACCGCACCGAAGCCCTCGCCAAACTCGACGCCGCGCTCGCCGCGACCCACATCGACGGCACCGAGACCAACCTCTCCTATCTCCGCGAAGTAGCCGCCTCCCCCGAGTTTGTAGCAGGAACGGTTACAACCGCCTTCCTCGGCACCTTTGCCTTCAAGCGCAACGCCATTGAGATCCTCGAAGGCGGCACACAGTCCACCGTGCAGGACTATCCCGGTCGCATCGGCTACTGGAACGTAGGCGTACCCCCGTCCGGCCCCATGGACCACCTCAACTTCCGCATCGCGAACCGCATCGTCGGCAACTCCGCCAACGCCGCGGCCATCGAGTTCGCCACCATGGGCGCGCGCATGCGCTTCCAGACCGAGACCGTCATCGCCCTCACCGGCGCGGACATGGGCGCAAAGCTCAACGGCAAACTCATCGACCGCTGGAAGCCGATCGAAGTCAAAACCGGTGACACCCTCTCGCTCGGTGCAGCCTCCAAAGAAGGCATCCGCGCCTACCTCGCCGTGCGCGGCGGTATCGACACCCAGCCCTACCTCGGCAGCCGCGCCACCTTCATGCTCGGCGGCTTCGGCGGCCACGCCGGACGCGGCCTGCGCGGCGGCGATGTCCTCTATCTCGGCCAGTCGGACCTCACCCTCTCCGACCCCATCGAGATGCCCGCAGGCAGCATGCCCACGCTCGCCCGCAATTGGGATATCGGTGTCCTCTTCGGCCCGCACACCGCACCCGACTTCTTCACTGAAGGCGACATCGAGATGCTCTTCGCGACGCTCTGGAAGGTCCACTACCAGAGCGACCGCACCGGTGTCCGCCTCACCGGCCCCAAGCCCACCTGGGCACGCCCCGACGGCGGCGAAGCCGGCCTGCACCCCTCGAACATCCACGACAACGCCTACGCCATCGGCGCCATCGACTTCACTGGCGACATGCCCATCCTGCTCGGCCCCGACGGCCCCTCGCTCGGCGGCTTCGTCTGCCCCGCGGTCATCGTGCAGGCCGAACTCTGGAAGCTCGGCCAACTCAAGGCCGGAGACACCGTCCACTTCCGCCGCCTCACCCTCGCCCAGGCCGAAGCCCTCGAACGCCAGCAGAACGACTTCCTCATCGACTTCACCACACCCCTCGCCGAGCTGCCGGCAACCACCGAACTCGAACCGGCCGTCATCCTCGCCCTCACCGACCGCGCCACTCCCATGGTCTTCCGTGCTGACGGCGACAAGTACATGCTCGTCGAATACGGCCCCATGGAACTCGACCTCAATCTCCGCTTCCGCGTGCACGTCCTCGAGCAAAACCTCCGCGAAGCCAACCTCGACGGCATCATCGACATCACCCCCGGCATCCGCTCGCTGCACATCCACTACGACGGCCTCGTCCTGCCCCGTGCTCTGCTGATCGAAACCCTCAGCAAGCTCGACCTCGCCATGCCCGAGCTCAAGGACATCACCGTCCCCTCGCGCATCGTGCATCTGCCCCTCTCATGGGACGACCCGCAAGCCAAGCTCGCCCAGCAGAAATACATGCAGGCCGTCCGCCCCGATGCCCCATGGTGCCCGTCGAACATCGAGTTCATCCGCCGCATCAACGGCCTCGATTCCATCGACGACGTCTATCGCATCGTCTACGAAGCCAGCTATCTCGTCCTCGGTCTCGGTGACGTCTATCTCGGCGCGCCAGTAGCCACACCCGTCGATCCCCGCCACCGCCTCGTCACCACCAAGTACAACCCAGCCCGCACCTGGACCCCCGAAAACGCAGTCGGCATCGGCGGAGCCTACATGTGCGTCTACGGCATGGAAGGCCCCGGCGGCTACCAGCTCGTAGGCCGCACCATCCAGGTCTGGAACGCATGGAAGACCACCCCCGCCTTCGTCGCTGGCAAGCCATGGTCCCTCCGCTTCTTCGACCAGATTCGCTTCTACCCCGTCTCGCATGAAGAGCTGATGGAAGCTCGCGAACTCTTCCCGCACGGCCAATACGAACTCCGCGTCGAAGAGACGACCTTCAACCTCGCCGACTATCAAACCTTTCTCGCCTCCATCGCCACCGAAGCCGCCGCCTTCAAGAAACACCAAAGGGAGTCCTTCAACGCCGAGCGCGAGCGCTGGAAGGCCGCCGGGCAGATGACCATCGTCGAGCCGCCCGAGACCCCGATGGACCAGCCCGACGCCGTCGTCCCCAATGGCTGCGAAGGCATCTCATCCTCCGTTACAGCCAGCGTCTTCCAGATCCCTGTAGCCGTCGGAGACCGCGTCGAAGAAGGCCAGAAGCTCGTCGTGCTCGATGCCATGAAGATGGAGATCGCGATCCCTTCGCACATAGCGGGCACAGTCGCGGAGGTCCACTGCAATCTCGGCTCGCTCGTCATGAGCGGCCAGCTCCTCGTCTCCGTTCGCCCCGATTGA
- the atzF gene encoding allophanate hydrolase, with protein sequence MNIEALHREYASSATTPVEVVQKIFARIEAEGLHPVWISLLPKEQVLARANHLALHLTPEDRAKLPLYGIPFAVKDNIEVANHPTTAACPAYAYTPSESATVVTKLEAAGAILIGKTNMDQFATGLVGTRSPYGICSSVFHKDYISGGSSSGSAVAVASGLVSFALGTDTAGSGRVPAMFNNLVGLKPTRGVLSTHGVVPACRTLDCVSIFAETSSDAALVLAAASGFDVKDPYSRQPTPGAGASPWAAAPTFRFGVPAANTLEFFGDTHNPALYQAAVEALTHLGGQPVEIDLAPFLATAQLLYKGPWVAERYAAIASFIAAHKADMDPTVAGIISGAGNYTAVDAFESAYKLEALRRTTSAVWNDIDFMLLPTAPRTYTIAEIVEAPVERNSHLGTYTNFVNLLDLSAIAVPAGMRPDGLPFGVSFIGKAFTETALLPVADRLHRALNTTLGGGSETLAATTPLAIAIPPQGTLLMAVVGAHLEGQPLNWQLTQRGGRLIRRCKTSTDYKFYALKNTTPPKPGLVRVPGYTGSGIEVEIWALPADTVGTFVEGVPQPLSIGKLKLDDGSLVMGFLVEPSATEDALEITHLGGWRAYLATLQ encoded by the coding sequence TTGAACATCGAAGCCCTTCACCGCGAATACGCCTCCTCCGCCACCACACCGGTTGAGGTCGTCCAGAAAATCTTCGCCCGCATCGAAGCCGAAGGCCTGCACCCAGTCTGGATCTCTCTCCTCCCGAAGGAGCAGGTGCTGGCCCGCGCGAACCACCTCGCCCTGCACCTCACCCCGGAAGACCGCGCCAAACTGCCCCTCTACGGCATCCCCTTCGCCGTCAAGGACAACATCGAAGTAGCCAACCACCCCACCACCGCCGCCTGTCCTGCCTATGCCTACACCCCCAGTGAAAGCGCCACGGTCGTTACGAAATTGGAAGCAGCAGGCGCGATCCTCATCGGCAAGACCAACATGGATCAGTTCGCCACCGGCCTCGTCGGCACGCGCAGCCCCTACGGCATCTGCTCCAGCGTCTTCCACAAGGACTACATCTCCGGAGGCTCAAGCTCAGGCTCCGCCGTAGCCGTAGCAAGCGGACTCGTCTCCTTCGCCCTCGGCACGGACACCGCCGGCTCCGGCCGCGTCCCCGCCATGTTCAACAACCTCGTCGGCCTCAAGCCCACGCGCGGCGTCCTCAGCACGCACGGCGTCGTCCCCGCCTGCCGCACGCTCGACTGCGTCTCCATCTTCGCCGAGACCTCCTCCGACGCAGCCCTGGTACTCGCCGCAGCAAGCGGCTTCGATGTGAAAGACCCATACTCACGCCAGCCGACACCGGGTGCGGGAGCCTCTCCATGGGCAGCAGCGCCCACATTCCGCTTCGGCGTTCCCGCTGCCAACACACTCGAATTCTTCGGCGACACACACAATCCCGCTCTCTATCAAGCCGCCGTCGAAGCCCTCACTCACCTCGGCGGACAACCCGTCGAGATCGATCTTGCCCCATTCCTGGCCACCGCCCAGCTCCTCTACAAAGGCCCATGGGTAGCCGAGCGCTACGCCGCCATCGCCTCGTTCATCGCCGCTCACAAAGCCGACATGGACCCCACCGTAGCCGGCATCATCTCCGGGGCAGGGAACTACACCGCGGTCGATGCCTTCGAGTCCGCCTACAAGCTCGAAGCCCTGCGCAGAACCACCAGCGCCGTATGGAATGACATCGACTTCATGCTCCTCCCCACCGCGCCTCGCACCTACACCATCGCCGAGATCGTCGAGGCCCCCGTCGAGCGCAACAGCCACCTCGGCACCTACACCAACTTCGTCAACCTGCTCGACCTCTCCGCCATCGCCGTGCCCGCGGGCATGCGCCCCGACGGCCTGCCCTTCGGCGTCTCCTTCATCGGCAAAGCCTTCACCGAAACCGCCCTGCTCCCCGTAGCGGATCGCCTGCACCGGGCCCTCAACACAACTCTCGGTGGCGGCTCTGAAACACTGGCAGCAACCACGCCTCTGGCCATCGCGATTCCTCCGCAGGGAACACTGCTCATGGCCGTCGTAGGAGCCCACCTCGAAGGCCAGCCGCTCAACTGGCAGCTGACCCAGCGCGGAGGCCGCCTCATCCGCCGCTGCAAGACCAGCACCGACTATAAGTTCTACGCCCTCAAAAACACCACGCCGCCGAAACCTGGCCTGGTTCGCGTGCCCGGATACACCGGCTCCGGCATCGAGGTCGAAATCTGGGCCCTCCCCGCCGACACTGTGGGAACCTTCGTCGAGGGCGTGCCCCAGCCGCTCTCGATCGGCAAGTTGAAGCTTGACGACGGCTCACTCGTGATGGGCTTCCTCGTCGAGCCATCCGCGACAGAAGACGCGCTCGAGATCACCCATCTCGGCGGTTGGCGCGCCTATCTCGCAACCCTCCAATAA
- a CDS encoding glutathione peroxidase, with amino-acid sequence MMFSRYTHRTLRTLCLIGLTAGSSAWAQEQPARTTPEKSAPVSDVKTPGQAKPAAGEAKEDAPAGGERRRSRGGEAPGKAEKPEKTAYDYELPGSDGRGVPLSSFKGKTLLIVNLGRNSSYNSQLPALQKLSETYKDKGVVVIGVPSNEFGAAEPGTEAEIQKAYTSEAKVTFPVMAKSTLTGEAELPFYLFLTTGKGAPEGGPVHWNYTKFIVDKNGKVVARLSQDAAPDGTELLSILDQILDGTYKPKKAGGGGEGGGPGGGGGDGPPS; translated from the coding sequence ATGATGTTTTCGAGATACACGCACCGCACCCTTCGCACACTCTGCCTGATCGGATTGACCGCAGGATCGTCTGCATGGGCTCAGGAACAACCGGCACGCACGACCCCGGAGAAGTCCGCGCCGGTCTCCGACGTGAAGACGCCGGGGCAGGCCAAGCCAGCAGCAGGAGAAGCGAAGGAAGACGCTCCTGCAGGAGGCGAACGGCGCAGGTCACGTGGTGGCGAAGCTCCGGGTAAGGCGGAGAAGCCGGAGAAGACCGCATACGACTACGAGCTGCCGGGCAGCGACGGAAGGGGCGTGCCGCTGAGCAGCTTCAAGGGCAAGACGTTGCTGATCGTGAATCTGGGACGCAACTCCAGCTACAACAGCCAACTGCCTGCTCTTCAGAAGCTGAGCGAGACCTACAAGGACAAGGGCGTTGTGGTCATTGGCGTGCCTTCGAATGAGTTCGGTGCGGCGGAACCCGGGACCGAGGCGGAGATCCAGAAGGCTTATACGTCAGAGGCCAAAGTGACCTTTCCTGTGATGGCGAAGTCCACTTTGACGGGCGAGGCGGAGCTGCCCTTTTATCTCTTCCTGACGACAGGCAAAGGCGCACCGGAGGGCGGACCGGTCCACTGGAACTACACCAAATTCATTGTGGATAAGAACGGTAAGGTCGTGGCACGCCTTAGTCAGGATGCGGCACCGGACGGCACCGAGCTTCTGTCCATTCTGGATCAGATTCTGGACGGGACCTACAAACCGAAGAAAGCCGGTGGAGGAGGAGAGGGTGGTGGTCCAGGCGGCGGTGGTGGAGATGGCCCGCCGAGCTAA
- a CDS encoding TonB-dependent receptor, which translates to MSGTVVDPQGGLVPGVSITLTSTTTGAKQATITKSQGEYVFPQLTPDLYEVRVNGENFSEQIQTVKLLIGTPVKLNFTLRLGTSQVVNVETSLAVINSTDGTLGKAFDSAQVQNLPYLANNVTYLLSLQPGVLGLDSGAQTGGLNQDTRTGIVNGARQDQTNITLDGIDNNDVTNGYAFNGALRSTRDSVEEFRVTTTNAGAEAGRSSGGQVSLITRGGTNIFHGSAYEFYRGGIGLQNNWYNKQRQLASNLPNVPAKVLQHTYGASFGAPLLKDKLFFFGAYEGFKQASGTTVSQTVPSVFGGGGLYTGNVTYGACAAGVKSCSAISSYKTLTPSDIKQMDSQGIGTNQAALAYFNTFPLSNTPGATTTADTYNTGVYSFVSPLPIHQITNIVKLDYKISDKQSLFVRGNLQSDNQATALQFPGLPPASNIFSNNKGLAAGHIWNVRSNLVNNARYGVVRQGTATRGTGSQPYVSFSGISTITATTTSSVYFITTHNFADDLTWTKGHHNFQFGANERLIYNSRYFDSPLLSNATISATILANAGIAGTGGSFDAGAFNCANCAAVATGFKTFYNAAIINNAGIIENASSGTEYLVQNGSLVPTSSVPTHVYKNWEQDYYFQDQWNATPRLTITAGVRYSYLGVPYEKNGQQIAPTVNLNDFLKNRVSAAAAGTSYNTPISFRSSGSANNQPDFWTPQKTNFAPRISFAYSTPNNKTSVHGGFALVFDHMGTGIINQYESSSSSLLSLSKTNSFPYSYIDTNPRFTGYHNVPIGTVANTSIALPATPASVPFSFLRSINQQQKTPYAETFNLTVQQEMTRGMIFTLSYVGRLGHHVLANLDVAQPLNLVDTVSGQTYYQAVQAYDKMIDSGTTADNVPDSGYFHNMFPKAAYKGYKGAQAYYAYLANGDRGNETDPLFNWDTSTAASSAGQSFRFFYPQTSSIYAQSTVANSNYHALQVSLRHVLKSGFQYDVNYTWGKAMDQGSSPERSNLNNLHNTVDQHGEYAVADFDVRHNITANYNLALPFGKGKAFLNNSGWLDRIIGGWQLNGVAHYSSAFPFSAIATGNYGTNFASASYKVKTGPVASGGHTYNPTTKVQSALAGGTAANAVANMRFAYGGEVGRRNDFRADGYISLDNGMSKSFRTWHEQAFKISAEVFNVTGSPRFNTPSTNGTSTTAFGNYTAMLNQPRQMQFSGKYTF; encoded by the coding sequence ATGAGCGGGACCGTCGTCGATCCGCAGGGTGGGCTTGTCCCCGGCGTTTCGATCACGCTGACCAGCACGACGACTGGAGCGAAGCAAGCCACCATTACGAAGTCGCAGGGTGAGTATGTGTTTCCTCAACTGACCCCGGATCTCTACGAAGTCCGCGTGAACGGCGAGAACTTCTCCGAGCAGATCCAGACGGTGAAGCTGCTGATTGGAACTCCTGTGAAGTTGAACTTCACCCTGAGACTGGGAACGTCGCAGGTGGTCAATGTTGAGACGAGCCTTGCGGTGATCAACTCCACGGACGGCACGCTGGGCAAAGCGTTCGACAGCGCCCAGGTTCAGAACCTTCCCTACCTCGCCAACAATGTGACCTACCTTCTTTCCCTGCAGCCAGGCGTTCTTGGCCTCGACAGCGGCGCGCAGACCGGCGGGCTCAACCAGGATACTCGCACCGGCATCGTGAACGGTGCGCGACAGGATCAGACCAACATCACGCTGGACGGCATCGACAACAACGACGTCACCAACGGCTACGCCTTCAACGGCGCTCTGCGTTCCACACGCGATTCCGTCGAAGAGTTTCGCGTGACGACCACCAACGCCGGCGCGGAGGCGGGCCGGTCATCCGGAGGACAAGTTTCCCTGATTACACGCGGCGGCACCAATATCTTTCATGGCAGCGCGTATGAGTTCTATCGCGGCGGCATCGGACTTCAGAACAACTGGTACAACAAGCAGAGGCAGCTCGCTTCCAATCTTCCGAACGTTCCGGCCAAGGTGCTTCAGCACACCTATGGCGCGTCGTTTGGCGCGCCGCTTCTGAAGGATAAGCTCTTCTTCTTCGGTGCTTATGAAGGCTTCAAGCAGGCCAGCGGTACCACGGTCAGCCAGACGGTACCGTCGGTGTTCGGCGGTGGTGGACTCTACACCGGCAACGTGACGTATGGTGCCTGCGCAGCCGGCGTGAAGAGCTGCAGCGCGATCTCGAGCTACAAGACACTGACACCGTCCGACATCAAACAGATGGACTCCCAGGGCATTGGCACCAATCAGGCGGCGCTGGCCTACTTCAATACCTTCCCTCTTTCCAACACGCCCGGCGCCACCACCACAGCCGACACGTACAACACCGGCGTCTATTCTTTCGTGTCGCCGCTGCCCATCCACCAGATTACGAATATTGTGAAGCTGGACTACAAGATCAGCGATAAACAAAGCCTGTTTGTGCGCGGTAACCTGCAGAGCGACAACCAGGCAACGGCGCTGCAGTTTCCGGGTCTGCCTCCGGCTTCGAACATCTTCAGCAACAACAAGGGACTCGCGGCCGGACACATCTGGAATGTTCGGAGCAACCTGGTCAACAATGCCCGCTACGGTGTTGTGCGGCAGGGTACCGCGACGCGCGGGACGGGCAGCCAGCCGTATGTCAGCTTCTCCGGCATCAGCACGATTACAGCCACGACTACCTCCAGCGTTTACTTCATCACGACGCATAACTTCGCGGACGATCTAACCTGGACCAAGGGGCACCATAACTTCCAGTTCGGCGCGAACGAGCGTCTCATTTATAACAGCCGTTACTTCGATTCTCCGCTGCTTTCGAACGCCACCATCAGCGCAACGATTCTTGCCAATGCGGGCATTGCCGGAACAGGCGGCAGCTTCGATGCGGGCGCCTTCAATTGCGCCAACTGCGCCGCGGTGGCAACGGGCTTCAAGACGTTCTACAACGCGGCCATCATCAACAACGCGGGCATCATTGAGAACGCCAGCAGCGGTACCGAATACCTGGTGCAGAACGGATCGCTTGTTCCGACCTCAAGCGTCCCGACACACGTGTACAAGAACTGGGAACAGGACTACTACTTCCAGGACCAGTGGAATGCCACTCCACGGTTGACGATCACCGCCGGTGTTCGCTACTCGTATCTCGGTGTTCCCTACGAGAAGAACGGGCAGCAGATTGCCCCGACGGTCAATCTCAACGACTTTCTGAAAAACCGCGTGTCTGCTGCCGCGGCCGGCACGTCGTACAACACGCCGATCTCCTTCCGGTCGTCGGGCTCGGCGAACAATCAGCCGGACTTCTGGACGCCCCAGAAGACGAACTTCGCTCCGCGCATCTCCTTCGCCTACTCCACGCCGAACAATAAGACCTCGGTCCATGGCGGGTTCGCGCTGGTGTTCGACCACATGGGAACAGGCATCATCAATCAGTACGAGTCGAGCTCCAGCTCACTTCTGTCGCTCTCGAAGACGAACTCCTTCCCGTATAGCTACATCGATACCAACCCCCGCTTTACGGGCTATCACAACGTGCCGATCGGTACGGTGGCCAACACCTCCATCGCACTGCCTGCCACGCCGGCCAGCGTTCCCTTCAGCTTCCTGCGCAGCATCAACCAGCAGCAGAAGACGCCCTACGCCGAAACCTTCAATCTGACCGTGCAGCAGGAAATGACGCGTGGCATGATCTTCACGCTGTCCTACGTTGGCCGCCTTGGTCACCATGTTCTTGCCAACCTGGACGTGGCACAACCTTTGAACCTTGTGGATACGGTGAGCGGCCAGACGTACTATCAGGCTGTTCAGGCTTACGACAAGATGATCGACTCCGGTACGACCGCGGACAACGTTCCGGATAGCGGCTACTTCCACAACATGTTCCCCAAAGCAGCGTACAAGGGGTACAAGGGCGCGCAGGCCTACTATGCGTATCTTGCGAACGGCGATCGCGGCAATGAGACCGATCCGTTGTTCAACTGGGATACGAGCACGGCTGCTTCGTCCGCAGGCCAGAGCTTTCGCTTCTTCTATCCCCAGACCTCGTCCATCTACGCTCAGTCGACGGTTGCCAACAGCAACTACCATGCACTGCAAGTCTCGCTGCGTCACGTTCTGAAGTCGGGTTTCCAGTACGACGTCAACTACACCTGGGGCAAGGCGATGGATCAGGGTTCTTCGCCGGAGCGCTCGAACCTGAATAACCTTCACAATACGGTGGACCAGCATGGCGAATATGCCGTGGCGGACTTCGATGTGCGGCACAACATCACAGCCAACTACAACCTCGCTCTGCCGTTCGGCAAGGGTAAGGCCTTCCTCAACAACAGCGGATGGCTCGATCGGATTATCGGTGGCTGGCAGTTGAACGGCGTTGCCCACTACAGCAGCGCCTTCCCCTTCAGCGCAATCGCCACCGGCAACTATGGAACGAACTTTGCCAGCGCCAGCTACAAGGTAAAGACCGGACCGGTCGCTTCCGGAGGTCATACCTACAACCCAACGACCAAGGTTCAGTCGGCATTGGCCGGTGGCACAGCGGCCAATGCGGTTGCCAACATGCGCTTCGCCTACGGCGGAGAGGTTGGACGCCGCAACGACTTCCGTGCGGATGGCTATATCTCGCTGGACAATGGCATGTCCAAGTCGTTCCGGACCTGGCATGAGCAGGCGTTCAAGATCTCCGCAGAGGTCTTCAACGTTACCGGGTCTCCCCGGTTCAATACACCGAGCACCAACGGAACCAGCACGACGGCCTTCGGAAACTACACCGCTATGCTGAACCAGCCTCGGCAGATGCAGTTCTCCGGCAAGTACACCTTCTAA
- a CDS encoding MBL fold metallo-hydrolase: MLIRCVLANLVLSTSLHAQFAQPDGGSVRPGRLPLSWSTGGPRCMEMPEWQVHEYNPDLFILRQSGCTDYEKPFVYLFFGKDRALLYDTGSRKGNLAPTLQHVMHQWMQRNQRTSMPLVVVHSHSHGDHVAGDAGIQALNDPAMPITFVAAAIEPTRALYNIANWPEDTGSIDLGDRVIDAIPIPGHDAVSVALYDRHTGVLLTGDSLYPGRIYIRDFDAFVRSTTRLVQFTQDKPIAHILGCHIEETRTPFLDYPTGTLYQPDEHELSLSRGALLEMEAALESLHGSPKRVAYRDFSLWPSGPAFRAADRSQSSFEKVQQYQLGHMWDQTKP; the protein is encoded by the coding sequence ATGCTCATACGATGTGTGCTCGCCAACCTCGTACTCTCCACTTCGCTGCACGCGCAGTTCGCTCAGCCGGATGGCGGATCCGTGCGTCCCGGAAGACTTCCGCTCTCCTGGTCCACTGGCGGTCCCCGTTGCATGGAGATGCCTGAGTGGCAGGTCCATGAGTACAACCCCGATCTCTTCATCCTGCGCCAGAGCGGATGCACTGACTACGAGAAGCCGTTCGTCTATCTCTTCTTCGGCAAGGATCGCGCTCTGCTCTACGACACCGGATCCCGCAAGGGCAATCTCGCGCCCACGCTGCAACACGTCATGCATCAGTGGATGCAGCGCAACCAGCGCACGAGTATGCCGCTCGTCGTCGTCCACTCTCACTCACACGGTGACCATGTCGCCGGCGACGCAGGCATCCAGGCGCTCAACGATCCTGCCATGCCCATCACCTTCGTCGCCGCTGCTATCGAGCCCACCAGGGCCCTCTACAACATCGCGAACTGGCCGGAGGACACCGGCTCCATCGATCTCGGCGACCGTGTCATCGACGCCATTCCCATCCCCGGCCACGACGCCGTGAGCGTAGCGCTCTACGATCGCCACACGGGAGTCCTTCTCACCGGAGATAGCCTCTACCCTGGCCGCATCTACATCCGTGACTTCGATGCCTTTGTCCGGAGCACCACACGGCTCGTGCAGTTCACGCAGGACAAGCCGATCGCTCATATCCTCGGCTGTCATATCGAGGAGACACGCACGCCGTTCCTCGATTACCCCACCGGAACCCTCTACCAACCCGACGAGCATGAGCTATCGCTCTCGCGTGGTGCTCTTCTCGAGATGGAGGCCGCCCTTGAAAGCCTGCATGGATCCCCGAAGCGGGTCGCCTATCGGGACTTCTCTCTGTGGCCATCTGGCCCGGCCTTCCGCGCCGCGGACAGGTCGCAGTCCAGCTTCGAGAAGGTTCAGCAATACCAGCTCGGTCACATGTGGGATCAGACGAAACCCTGA